A single genomic interval of Hydractinia symbiolongicarpus strain clone_291-10 chromosome 8, HSymV2.1, whole genome shotgun sequence harbors:
- the LOC130655147 gene encoding uncharacterized protein LOC130655147, giving the protein MTCPKKEHNLFSLIKRIEAFLNDIKAKGCKKEERCFKFKMIIWLFVFVATLFLFTGVNVVLIFYPIASLEVIMEAILAPIPYTPTAMLVSTVVSLWGNAAWFLPVAVCNVLTQALSYIFSEFYRNLKRQKQEGVNLRSKIKEIREKYVALTTMCSDLDDMVSWIFMVSYLTDIVTICFMLRTAVIDVSDIYGRLVILFWIIPSGFSLITLSHYSSNLADKGEEMRGFIQQLDATNIDMEEKFEVDLLMFHLNSQPVVLTIWKMIPLYKSIIISIFVCIISYFTMVISF; this is encoded by the exons ATGACCTGTCCGAAAAAGGAGCATAATCTCTTCTCACTCATCAAAAGAATCGAAGCATTCTTAAACGATATAAAGGCAAAAGGATGCAAGAAGGAGGAAAGATGTTTCAAGTTTAAAATGATAATCTGGCTGTTTGTCTTTGTTGCTACCCTTTTCTTATTTACTGGTGTTAATGtggtattaattttttacccaATCGCATCACTTGAAGTTATAATGGAAGCGATATTGGCGCCAATTCCCTATACTCCGACAGCAATGCTTGTCAGTACAGTTGTATCTCTATGGGGAAATGCTGCATGGTTTCTACCTGTTGCGGTATGCAATGTTTTAACTCAAGCTTTATCGTACATCTTTTCTGAGTTTTATAGAAATCTGAAACGTCAAAAACAAGAAGGAGTAAATTTACgaagcaaaataaaagaaattcgtGAAAAATATGTTGCATTGACAACCATGTGCTCAGATTTGGATGATATGGTATCTTGGATTTTTATGGTTTCATATTTAACTGATATCGTCACCATTTGTTTTATGTTGAGAACCGCTGTAATCGATGTATCAGATATATATGGTCGTCTGGTTATTCTCTTTTGGATAATTCCATCAGGATTCTCACTCATAACACTTTCACATTATTCCTCCAATCTAGCAGATAAG GGTGAAGAAATGCGTGGTTTTATTCAGCAACTGGATGCTACTAACATAGACATGGAGGAAAAGTTTGAG gttgATTTGCTAATGTTCCATCTCAATTCACAACCTGTCGTTTTAACCATATGGAAAATGATACCTTTGTATAAATCTATCATTATTTCG atATTTGTCTGCATTATTTCCTACTTTACAATGGTAATCAGTTTCTGA